The Streptomyces sp. NBC_00483 genome contains the following window.
ATTCGGCGTTGACGGCGAGGTCCTCCATCGGGCCGTGGCCGCCGGGATAGAAGACGGCCGCGTAGTCTTCCAGGTTCACCTCCTCCAGCTTGATGGGGGAGGACAGCTCGGCGTTCGAGGACACGGCGGCGGCCATGCGGGCGGCGTTCTCCTGGCCGTCGTTGAACTCGGGCGCGAGGCTGCCCGCGTCGACGGTGGGGACGACGCCACCCGGCGTGGCCACGACGATCTCGTGCCCTGCCGCCTTGAACGCGTCGTACGGGGCGATGGCCTCCTCGGCCCAGAAGCCGGTGGGGTGGTGGGTGCCGTCGGCCAGGGTCCAGTGGTCGGCGCCGGTCACCACGAAAAGGATCTTCGACATGGGGTGCTCATCTCCGCGGGAGTCGTCGGGAAACGTCGGGAATCGTCGGTCCGGTGATGTCTTGACGTCTACGAAGGTAGGCCCGCGGGCCAGTGCCGACCAATGGTGGGCTACCGTGCCCGCGTGGCAGAGCGGATCCAGTCGGTGGAGCGGGCGGCGTTGGTCCTGCGGCTGCTCGCGTCCGGGCGCCGGCCGTTCGCGGTGTCGGAGCTGGCCCGCGCGATGGGGCTGCCCCGGGAGTCCCTGGGCGGAATCCTCGG
Protein-coding sequences here:
- a CDS encoding type 1 glutamine amidotransferase domain-containing protein encodes the protein MSKILFVVTGADHWTLADGTHHPTGFWAEEAIAPYDAFKAAGHEIVVATPGGVVPTVDAGSLAPEFNDGQENAARMAAAVSSNAELSSPIKLEEVNLEDYAAVFYPGGHGPMEDLAVNAESGALLTRTLESGKPLGVVCHAPAAMLAATKADGGNVFAGYDVAAFTNVEEAQAGFADKARWLLQDRLTEAGVNVQVGEPWAPHVVVDRNLVTGQNPASAAPLAAELLEKLA